Genomic window (Leptospira kirschneri serovar Cynopteri str. 3522 CT):
CTTACTCCTGCTTCATTTACCTTATCGATTACTTTAATCACGGTTTGATAACTTGCAGTTCCATCCCCTCGGATGATCACTCGATTTTTGCCTGGTTCTCTCTTTTCCAAAGGACCTAGAAAGACATTGATTTTTTCGGTCAGCTTTTCCAAAGGAACCGGTTCTGTATCCTTATCCAAAAAAACCTTTCCGTCTTTATTTACAGTAATTACAAGTTCGTCTTTTTTCTTTTCCTGTGCAGTGGAAGAAGACCTAGGAAGTTCAATTTTCATTACGGTTGATTTTTCCAAAGTCGCATTCATCAAAAAATAAATAACGATAAATGAAATTACGTCGATCAAAGGAGCCAATTCAATTTGGCCAGTTCTACTTGCAGAAGATCGAAACTTTCTAAATTTCATATTTATTTCATATATTTGAGAGCCTGACCGGAAAGATTTTCCATTTCAGCAATCGTGTCTTCTTTTTTCTTTTGAAAATAGTTATAAGCTACGTAAGCAGGAATCGCAATTGCAAGTCCCATTGCAGTAGTAATCAGCGCTTCACTAATTCCAACCTCGGCCCCTCTGGTTCCAGAACCTTCTTCAAAAGAACGAATGATTCCAA
Coding sequences:
- a CDS encoding ExbD/TolR family protein, with translation MKFRKFRSSASRTGQIELAPLIDVISFIVIYFLMNATLEKSTVMKIELPRSSSTAQEKKKDELVITVNKDGKVFLDKDTEPVPLEKLTEKINVFLGPLEKREPGKNRVIIRGDGTASYQTVIKVIDKVNEAGVSKFNLAMVRQTGSGEK